One genomic window of Parabacteroides pacaensis includes the following:
- a CDS encoding FecR family protein, giving the protein MAKYINKIIEESLQEEVNVDKEWERLYKVILQKHSMHPVYNKKRKLFLHSLKYAAAILIGFILSATFFYLTYKEYSGLSSSYKIVTDKGERSFLQLPDGSKVWLNACTTLEYGIDYGITNRKINLIGEAYFEVAKNKRIPFIVKTNEVEVKALGTTFNICAYEDDSKLTTALFNGKVAIQSFPIEQQVLLNPNQVAIYHKKESKIETMPYDKQMFAQWKEGGLSFERMYLEEIAKSLQRNYNVVFLFKNQQIKELRFSGHFNENESLSEILRVIKTNTSINYQIVKDTIIIN; this is encoded by the coding sequence ATGGCAAAATATATTAACAAAATAATAGAAGAAAGTTTACAGGAAGAAGTGAATGTAGATAAAGAATGGGAACGGCTTTATAAAGTCATTCTACAAAAACATTCTATGCATCCTGTCTATAATAAAAAAAGAAAACTTTTTCTTCATAGTTTAAAATATGCGGCTGCCATATTAATTGGATTTATTTTGTCTGCTACCTTTTTTTATCTGACTTATAAAGAGTACTCCGGTTTAAGTAGTTCGTATAAAATAGTGACAGATAAAGGGGAAAGAAGTTTTTTACAACTACCTGATGGTAGTAAGGTTTGGTTAAATGCTTGTACAACATTAGAATATGGAATAGACTACGGAATAACTAATCGAAAGATTAATTTAATTGGTGAAGCTTATTTCGAGGTTGCAAAAAATAAAAGAATTCCTTTTATCGTAAAAACGAATGAAGTAGAAGTGAAAGCCCTAGGAACTACCTTTAATATATGTGCCTATGAGGATGATTCTAAGTTAACAACAGCTTTGTTCAATGGAAAAGTAGCTATTCAATCTTTCCCCATTGAACAACAAGTTTTACTAAATCCCAACCAGGTCGCTATTTATCATAAAAAAGAAAGCAAAATAGAGACTATGCCTTATGACAAACAAATGTTTGCACAATGGAAAGAGGGGGGATTATCTTTTGAAAGAATGTATTTGGAAGAAATAGCAAAATCTCTGCAACGTAATTATAATGTTGTATTTCTGTTTAAGAATCAGCAAATAAAAGAATTACGTTTTAGCGGACATTTTAATGAAAATGAATCTCTCTCGGAAATTTTGAGAGTAATAAAAACAAATACATCTATTAATTATCAAATAGTTAAAGATACGATCATTATCAATTGA